From the Lolium rigidum isolate FL_2022 chromosome 2, APGP_CSIRO_Lrig_0.1, whole genome shotgun sequence genome, one window contains:
- the LOC124691184 gene encoding phosphoglycerate kinase, cytosolic, with protein sequence MATKRSVGTLGEADLKGKKVFVRADLNVPLDDAQKITDDTRIRASIPTIKFLIEKGAKVILASHLGRPKGVTPKFSLKPLVPRLSELLGVDVVMANDCIGEEVEKLAAALPEGGVLLLENVRFYKEEEKNDPEFAKKLASVADLYVNDAFGTAHRAHASTEGVTKFLRPSVAGFLMQKELDYLVGAVANPKKPFAAIVGGSKVSSKIGVIESLLAKVDILILGGGMIFTFYKAQGKAVGKSLVEEDKLELATSLIETAKAKGVSLLLPTDVVVADKFAPDAESKIVSADAIPDGWMGLDVGPDSIKTFSDALDTTKTVIWNGPMGVFEFEKFAAGTDAIAKQLAELTGKGVTTIIGGGDSVAAVEKAGLADKMSHISTGGGASLELLEGKPLPGVLALDEA encoded by the exons ATGGCGACCAAGAGGAGCGTGGGCACCCTCGGGGAGGCGGATCTCAAGGGGAAGAAGGTGTTCGTGCGCGCCGACCTCAACGTGCCGCTCGACGACGCCCAGAAGATCACCGACGACACCCGCATCCGCGCATCCATCCCCACCATCAAGTTCCTCATCGAGAAGGGCGCCAAGGTCATCCTCGCCAGCCATCTG GGCCGCCCAAAAGGTGTCACCCCCAAGTTCAGCTTGAAGCCTCTTGTTCCACGCTTGTCTGAGCTCCTTGGAGTTGAT GTTGTGATGGCCAATGACTGCATTGGTGAGGAAGTTGAGAAATTGGCTGCTGCTTTGCCAGAGGGTGGTGTTCTGCTCCTAGAGAATGTCAGGTTCTacaaggaggaagagaagaatgatCCTGAGTTCGCTAAGAAGCTTGCATCAGTTGCTGACCTTTATGTGAATGATGCTTTTGGCACAGCACACAGGGCTCATGCTTCAACAGAGGGTGTAACCAAGTTCTTGAGGCCTTCTGTTGCTGGCTTCCTCATGCAGAAG GAACTTGACTACCTTGTCGGAGCTGTCGCCAACCCAAAGAAGCCATTTGCTGCCATTGTTGGTGGATCCAAGGTCTCATCTAAGATTGGTGTGATTGAGTCTCTGCTGGCGAAGGTTGATATCCTCATCCTTGGTGGTGGTATGATCTTCACATTCTACAAAGCCCAGGGAAAAGCTGTTGGAAAGTCTCTTGTGGAAGAAGACAAACTTGAACTGGCAACTTCACTAATTGAAACGGCAAAGGCCAAGGGTGTTAGCCTCTTGCTTCCAACCGATGTTGTTGTAGCTGACAAGTTTGCACCAGATGCTGAAAGCAAG aTTGTTTCTGCCGATGCTATCCCTGATGGTTGGATGGGTCTCGATGTTGGCCCGGATTCCATCAAGACTTTCAGTGATGCCTTGGACACCACCAAGACTGTTATCTGGAATGGTCCTATGGGAGTTTTTGAGTTTGAGAAGTTTGCAGCAGGCACTGAT GCAATTGCCAAGCAGTTGGCTGAGCTTACCGGAAAGGGCGTCACGACCATCATTGGTGGTGGTGACTCTGTTGCTGCTGTTGAGAAGGCTGGGCTCGCTGACAAGATGAGCCACATCTCGACTGGCGGTGGTGCGAGCTTGGAGCTGCTGGAAGGCAAGCCCCTCCCAGGTGTTCTTGCCCTTGACGAGGCTTAG